Within Chrysemys picta bellii isolate R12L10 unplaced genomic scaffold, ASM1138683v2 scaf1567, whole genome shotgun sequence, the genomic segment GCGGCTCCAGGGACAACGGGATCAAGAAGTGGgacctggagcagcaggagctcctccAGGTATGGAGGGGGACGAGCAGgaaggccctgctgctgggcggggggcagagagatgGGCTAGACCCGCAGCGTGCCGTTTCGAGGGCCAGTGCCAGAGTCTGGAGCGAGGACTTAGAACCTGCTGGAGAGTCACTGTCCAGTCTGGAGCGTGCTCCCGCcgtcctgggggcagaggatcAGAGGGCAGACACAGGGACCCCATCCCTACGTTGTACATGGGGCCTCCAGGCAATGGAAGAGCCCCGGGGGTTGCAAAcgacagtggctggcagggtgggtcCCGAAGGCAGTTTACAGCCGTGGGCAATGCACGGTAGCCAGTTCTATAGGgctgggccccacctgctgcgGTTAAAGGGCTCAGTGGCCTATGGGGAACAGGTTGGTCTGGGGGTAGATAGCGCTCGGCGTTGTCCCTATTTCTGACCCCGGTGAGTGTGGCTGTCTGGTCTCCGGGCCCCACAGGCCGCAGTGCCTGGCTCCAGCAGTGCGGGGATGACCTCCGGTGGGTCTGGGATAGAGCAGCAGCCGCAGGGGGCGTGCAGGCCGGTGCTGGGAGACAGGAGGTCTGGCTCTGCCATGAGACTTGGCTAACATTTCAGAGTCCTctattgatttgggggggggctcTGTTTTGGAGAACCTACCGTGTGCCTGCCCGAGGCTGGGTTGTTCAGAGGAGCTGGGCACTGTGGGAGTCAAGGGGAGCGGTGGGGGCTCCGCCCCTCTGAAAATGGGGTGGTCAGGGTGTCCCCCAAaatggagctgcccagagctagtCACCATTTGTGGCTGTGTGACCCTCCCCTACAGTCTCTCCCCTATGAAATGAGGCTAATGCTCATTTTTCTTCCCACTGGAGCGCTGAGGATTGATGGCAGACAAATAATTAGAGAGATGGGGGGTCGGGGggaaatctcttttattggaccagctcctgtgggtggaagggacaagctttcaagccccaccctggaagaagagctgagtttgcagacttgtcccttccccccccacacacagaaattggtccaatcaaagagatTCTCTTCCCCCATCTTGTGTGTCTCGTATCCAGGTTGCCAGCACCGCTTGGATTGATCAGAGCTTGGAGATCCCCTGGCCAATCCAAATGAGCAATTGTCTCCTGGAGCGgagccctcttctctcctgctgagcTGCTTCTGTAGCTCACCAGAGTCCCGTTGTCttgaattcaaatcctcggcTGCTGCTTGATGAGAAATCGAGCGGAGCTTAAAAATTCCAGCTCTCAGCcacggtacagatgtggggggtttgtctcagcccattacagagccagcagccagctgcaaacccagcatctggctctggctgctggcctggccctgccctggagcTCAGGGGGCGGTTTGGGTCTTGATGGCCCCGGCTGGCAACGTGGATCGTGGGCGCTCACTGGCTCtgccctgtctctgtgcctgccaGCAAATCCCCAACGCGCACAAGGACTGGGTCTGCGCCCTGGCCTTTGTCCCCGGCCGCCCCATGCTGCTGAGCGCCTGCCACGGGGGCGTGGTGAAGGTCTGGAACGTGGAGAACTTCACGCCCGTTGGGGAGATCAAGGGCCACGACAGCCCCATCAATGCCATCTGCACCAATTCCAAGCACATATTCACTGCTTCCAGGTGAGGGCAGTGGGCTGGGCTAGGCCCCTGCGGGATGAGGGAGGGAGCTCTGACCCCCAACTCACCCCAGTGcagcagagcagcaggagctctccAAACCCACTGTTGCTCTCCCCATGTGGCAGGGCCTGGAATGGCACTGGGAGCGAGGGATGGGAACagcgccggagccgggctgcaggcggTTTGGTATGGGGCAGCAGTCGGCTGCagggcccccaacccctccccatctagCCTCTCGTCTCCTCCATCTCTAAGCCATTGTTAGGTCGCCCCACAGTGGCGTGGCCCGTAGCTGATTGTACTCactgtgctgcctctcccagctggggcgggggcagcccccggcctcacttcctctctctcttccttccccagcgaCCTGACAGTGAAGCTCTGGAGTAGGAGAAGATTGCTGAACGGCCCGACCTAGGCACTGGAAAGGCCGGAGCCAGGGCGACTGTCAGGCTCCCTggcgggcccaggccccagcccctgtccctggctgtgaagagctgggagcggcctggcctgtgtgtgctccagtttccaggactctggggtgacGGCGTCTCAGCTGGGGCTTTGTGAACTCCCAGCTCCCACAGCTAGGGGGCGTCGTTCCCGTCCAGCCCCACGCTGGGTTTCCATGATGCATAGGGCTTTCTGCTGACTGGGGCGTGGCCAGGCAGTGCTTCGGGACATGGCCTTGCCAGCCACGGGGAGGACCCCAAGCTGAGAGACTCAACAGGATCATTCCCGTCTGTCCCGCAGCCCGTTAAGCAGCCCCAGAGCCTGGATGTGCGAGAGGGATCCTGC encodes:
- the LOC135980004 gene encoding kinesin-like protein KIF21B, encoding MFEIADSVVGNVGPTHNFEPPHYDGIKCLAIQGDVLFSGSRDNGIKKWDLEQQELLQQIPNAHKDWVCALAFVPGRPMLLSACHGGVVKVWNVENFTPVGEIKGHDSPINAICTNSKHIFTASSDLTVKLWSRRRLLNGPT